The Rhodococcus rhodochrous DNA window CCGTGATCGTGGCACTGCACGGCGGTGCCGCCCGCGCGGCCTACTGGGACTGTCCCGGTCATCCCGAACTGTCGATGATGCGCGAGGCCGTCACGTACGGTTTCACCGTGATCGCCCCGGATCGTCCCGGCTACGGCGAGTCGCGGCCGCACCGCGACGAGCTCGGCGACCCCGAGCGTCGCGTCGACCTGGCCTACCGCGCCGTCGACGCGCTGCTCGGCACGGCACCCCGTGGCGCCGGCCTGTTCCTGTGGGGGCACTCGGTCGGAAGCGAGCTGACGACGCGCATGGCCGTCGAGAACCGGCACGACGAGGTACTCGGCATCGAGCTGTCCGGCACGGGTCGCGAACACCATGCTCTGGCCGCCGGCATCCTCGGTACGCGCGAACGGTACGCGAACGCTCGCGGGGTCGGCGAGCTGCTGTGGACACCCGCCGAGTTGTACCCGCCCGACATCGTCGGTGGCGCCGTGATCGCCGCACGCACACCCGACTACGAGGCCGACGTGACGGCCGGCTGGCCGACCGTCGACTTCCCCGCCCTCGCCGCGCAGGTCCGCGTGCCCGTGCACTTCACCGCCGCCGAGCACGAGAAGGTCTGGCGCAACGATCCGCATGCGCTCGAGGACGTCGCTGCGATGTTCACGGCGGCGCCGGGCGTGACCCTGCATCTCCATCCGGGCGGTGGACACAATCTCAGCATCGGTTTCGCCGGGCCGGCCTACCACCGGACGGTGTTCGCATTCGTCGACGAGTGCATCGCATACCAGGAGGTACCGGCCCTATGACGTCCCATCCCCGATCGGAGGCACTGTGATGCGTGTCGGATTCATCGGACTCGGAAGCCAGGGCGGGCCGATGGCACGCCGGATCGTCGAGTCGGGATACGAGACGACGCTCTGGGCCCGACGCCCGGAATCTCTTGCTCCCTATGCCGATACGGCGGCGAAGTACGCGGAGTCACCCGCCGAACTCGGCGCGGTCAGCGACCTCGTCTGCCTGTGCGTGGTGAACGACGACGACGTCCGCCAGGTGATCACCGGTAAGAACGGTGTCCTCGAGGGCATGAACGAGGGCGGCATCATCGCCGTCCACAGCACGATCCATCCGGACACCTGCCGCGAACTCGCCGCGGCCGCGCGCGAACGCGGCGTGTCGCTCGTCGACGCCCCGGTCAGCGGCGGCGGAATGGGAGCTGCTGCAGGAACTTTGCTCGTCATGGTCGGTGGTGAGAGCGACGTCGTGGAACGGTGCCGGCCGGTGTTCTCCACCTACGGCGATCCGGTGGTGCACCTCGGGGAGCTCGGAGCGGGCCTGGTCGCCAAGCTCCTCAACAACCTGTTGTTCACGGCAAACCTGGCGCTGGCCGAGAACACCCTGGCGCTCGGCGCGGAACTCGGCGTCGATCCCACCCGCCTCGGTGAGGTCGTCTCACACGGCTCGGCGAACAGCTTCGCGCTCGGACGCGTCGTGTCCGCCGGGGGCAGCCTCGCCCGGATCGGCGGCCACGCCGGTGAGCTGCTGAAGAAGGACGTGAGCCTCGTGGCGGGTCTCGCCGCAGCAGCCGGGGCGGTGGAGGGCATCACCTTCACCACTGCCGATGCGAGCCTCGAGCGGATGGGGCACCCGCGATGAGCCGCGTGCACTTCGTCGGCGCCGGACGTATGGGGCTGCCGATGGTCGAACGTCTGGTGGCCGACGGACACGAGGTGCACGTGCTCGCGCGGCACGACGACGCCCGGGTGGCCGCGGAGAAGACCGGCGCGACCGCGGTCGGTGGCATCACCGCTGTCGGCACCGACGCCGAGCTCGTCGTCGTCTGCGTGTTCACCGACGAGCAGGTACGCCAGGTGTGCCTCGACGACGGCGTGCTGGGGCGTATGCCGAAGGGTTCGACCCTCGTCGTCCACACCACGATCAGCCCGCGCACCGTGGAGACACTGGCTTCCGCGGCCGAGCCGTTCGGGGTCGCGGTGATCGACGCCGCCGTGAGCGGTGGCCC harbors:
- a CDS encoding alpha/beta hydrolase, yielding MSTVRAQSSPIEEAHVDDAGDVSPVARVVDVEGIPMSALVAEAPEPRAVIVALHGGAARAAYWDCPGHPELSMMREAVTYGFTVIAPDRPGYGESRPHRDELGDPERRVDLAYRAVDALLGTAPRGAGLFLWGHSVGSELTTRMAVENRHDEVLGIELSGTGREHHALAAGILGTRERYANARGVGELLWTPAELYPPDIVGGAVIAARTPDYEADVTAGWPTVDFPALAAQVRVPVHFTAAEHEKVWRNDPHALEDVAAMFTAAPGVTLHLHPGGGHNLSIGFAGPAYHRTVFAFVDECIAYQEVPAL
- a CDS encoding NAD(P)-dependent oxidoreductase; the protein is MRVGFIGLGSQGGPMARRIVESGYETTLWARRPESLAPYADTAAKYAESPAELGAVSDLVCLCVVNDDDVRQVITGKNGVLEGMNEGGIIAVHSTIHPDTCRELAAAARERGVSLVDAPVSGGGMGAAAGTLLVMVGGESDVVERCRPVFSTYGDPVVHLGELGAGLVAKLLNNLLFTANLALAENTLALGAELGVDPTRLGEVVSHGSANSFALGRVVSAGGSLARIGGHAGELLKKDVSLVAGLAAAAGAVEGITFTTADASLERMGHPR